From Andrena cerasifolii isolate SP2316 chromosome 12, iyAndCera1_principal, whole genome shotgun sequence, a single genomic window includes:
- the LOC143375573 gene encoding prostatic acid phosphatase isoform X1 has translation MAKVKVTTAERLRNCHLSTVRFLATRLRCTSPHFLTDSCPRDVNDTPREQELAHVIYLLTLKVPVRAHSARSPAPTGDHETDHKKDHKRDRDSTLRLVTVIMRHGERAPQDTYPNDPYLNNTMEPYGWGQLTNEGRRSQYNQGRFLRDRYDEFLGSIYSPDIFYLQCTAVDRTKMSALLEAAALWKPNEKQSFKSDLPWQPVTLYYQPRSEDTLMLIWDTCPRYTKLRQTIMSSPDVQTVQNDNRQLYEELTNLTGMAVSKPDDVSSLYGTLTAEQQMNLTLPEWTKDYYPEKLVPLTLYDFQLNVYNDALKRLKGGPFLKKIATDMLAKRDNTLEPEARKMFMYIGHDSTVVTLLDVMHIWNNQMPHYNIMTMIELHEDRDGWNVQVFLRNTTYREPYSLTIPGCTTVCPLEKFVQILKPMIPDDWVQECKVEGEYTPPPAPLP, from the exons ATGGCCAAGGTGAAGGTCACTACCGCGGAGCGATTACGCAATTGCCATTTGTCAACTGTTAGATTTCTCGCAACACGATTGCGATGTACAAGTCCGCATTTTCTAACAGATTCG TGTCCCCGGGACGTCAATGACACACCCAGGGAGCAAGAACTGGCGCACGT GATTTATCTACTGACACTTAAGGTCCCAGTGCGCGCTCATTCTGCAC GATCACCTGCTCCAACCGGGGACCATGAAACGGATCACAAGAAAGATCACAAAAGAGATCGAGACAGTACTCTTCGATTGGTAACAGTG ataaTGCGACATGGGGAAAGGGCGCCACAGGATACTTACCCAAACGATCCTTATTTGAATAATACAATGGAACCGTATGGTTGGGGCCAGCTGACAAAC GAGGGAAGAAGGAGTCAGTACAATCAAGGGCGTTTCCTGCGAGATCGTTACGACGAATTCCTGGGTTCGATCTACAGCCCCGACATATTTTACTTGCAATGCACCGCAGTGGATCGCACAAAAATGTCCGCGCTGCTGGAAGCGGCGGCTTTGTGGAAACCGAACGAAAAGCAATCGTTCAAGTCCGATCTACCATGGCAGCCAGTCACTTTGTATTATCAGCCACGCTCGGAAGACACG cTGATGTTAATTTGGGACACGTGTCCAAGATATACCAAGTTGCGACAGACAATTATGAGTTCACCAGATGTACAAACAGTTCAGAATGATAATAGACAATTGTACGAGGAGCTAACGAACTTAACGGGCATGGCAGTTTCGAAACCCGACGACGTTAGTTCACTTTACGGGACCCTCACTGCAGAG CAACAAATGAACTTGACTCTCCCGGAATGGACGAAAGATTATTATCCAGAGAAATTGGTACCGCTGACGTTGTACGACTTCCAACTCAACGTGTATAATGATGCTCTTAAAAGACTCAAAGGAGGACCTTTCCTTAAAAAGATTGCCACTGACATGTTGGCAAAGAGGGATAATACTTTAGAACCCGAAGCGAGAAAGATGTTCATGTATATTGGGCACGACAGTACCGTCGTGACTTTGTTGGACGTCATGCACATATGGAACAATCAAATGCCACATTACAATATTATGACTATGATCGAATTACACGAAGACAGAGACGGTTGGAATGTTCAG GTGTTTTTGAGAAACACAACGTATCGCGAGCCGTATTCTCTGACCATCCCAGGATGCACAACAGTTTGTCCTTTGGAAAAGTTTGTACAGATTCTAAAACCAATGATACCAGACGATTGGGTACAAGAATGCAAAGTTGAAGGGGAGTATACGCCTCCTCCTGCCCCCCTTCCTTGA
- the LOC143375573 gene encoding prostatic acid phosphatase isoform X2, protein MCLLHNCIIAASFVFPANEYSIRVAENRNENSAREKCPRDVNDTPREQELAHVIYLLTLKVPVRAHSARSPAPTGDHETDHKKDHKRDRDSTLRLVTVIMRHGERAPQDTYPNDPYLNNTMEPYGWGQLTNEGRRSQYNQGRFLRDRYDEFLGSIYSPDIFYLQCTAVDRTKMSALLEAAALWKPNEKQSFKSDLPWQPVTLYYQPRSEDTLMLIWDTCPRYTKLRQTIMSSPDVQTVQNDNRQLYEELTNLTGMAVSKPDDVSSLYGTLTAEQQMNLTLPEWTKDYYPEKLVPLTLYDFQLNVYNDALKRLKGGPFLKKIATDMLAKRDNTLEPEARKMFMYIGHDSTVVTLLDVMHIWNNQMPHYNIMTMIELHEDRDGWNVQVFLRNTTYREPYSLTIPGCTTVCPLEKFVQILKPMIPDDWVQECKVEGEYTPPPAPLP, encoded by the exons ATGTGCTTATTGCATAACTGCATAATCGCCGCTTCCTTTGTATTCCCTGCAAACGAATATAGTATTCGTGTCGCAGAAAATCGAAACGAGAACAGTGCTCGCGAAAAA TGTCCCCGGGACGTCAATGACACACCCAGGGAGCAAGAACTGGCGCACGT GATTTATCTACTGACACTTAAGGTCCCAGTGCGCGCTCATTCTGCAC GATCACCTGCTCCAACCGGGGACCATGAAACGGATCACAAGAAAGATCACAAAAGAGATCGAGACAGTACTCTTCGATTGGTAACAGTG ataaTGCGACATGGGGAAAGGGCGCCACAGGATACTTACCCAAACGATCCTTATTTGAATAATACAATGGAACCGTATGGTTGGGGCCAGCTGACAAAC GAGGGAAGAAGGAGTCAGTACAATCAAGGGCGTTTCCTGCGAGATCGTTACGACGAATTCCTGGGTTCGATCTACAGCCCCGACATATTTTACTTGCAATGCACCGCAGTGGATCGCACAAAAATGTCCGCGCTGCTGGAAGCGGCGGCTTTGTGGAAACCGAACGAAAAGCAATCGTTCAAGTCCGATCTACCATGGCAGCCAGTCACTTTGTATTATCAGCCACGCTCGGAAGACACG cTGATGTTAATTTGGGACACGTGTCCAAGATATACCAAGTTGCGACAGACAATTATGAGTTCACCAGATGTACAAACAGTTCAGAATGATAATAGACAATTGTACGAGGAGCTAACGAACTTAACGGGCATGGCAGTTTCGAAACCCGACGACGTTAGTTCACTTTACGGGACCCTCACTGCAGAG CAACAAATGAACTTGACTCTCCCGGAATGGACGAAAGATTATTATCCAGAGAAATTGGTACCGCTGACGTTGTACGACTTCCAACTCAACGTGTATAATGATGCTCTTAAAAGACTCAAAGGAGGACCTTTCCTTAAAAAGATTGCCACTGACATGTTGGCAAAGAGGGATAATACTTTAGAACCCGAAGCGAGAAAGATGTTCATGTATATTGGGCACGACAGTACCGTCGTGACTTTGTTGGACGTCATGCACATATGGAACAATCAAATGCCACATTACAATATTATGACTATGATCGAATTACACGAAGACAGAGACGGTTGGAATGTTCAG GTGTTTTTGAGAAACACAACGTATCGCGAGCCGTATTCTCTGACCATCCCAGGATGCACAACAGTTTGTCCTTTGGAAAAGTTTGTACAGATTCTAAAACCAATGATACCAGACGATTGGGTACAAGAATGCAAAGTTGAAGGGGAGTATACGCCTCCTCCTGCCCCCCTTCCTTGA
- the LOC143375573 gene encoding prostatic acid phosphatase isoform X3 yields the protein MLFYADDKCNSDKYCCPRDVNDTPREQELAHVIYLLTLKVPVRAHSARSPAPTGDHETDHKKDHKRDRDSTLRLVTVIMRHGERAPQDTYPNDPYLNNTMEPYGWGQLTNEGRRSQYNQGRFLRDRYDEFLGSIYSPDIFYLQCTAVDRTKMSALLEAAALWKPNEKQSFKSDLPWQPVTLYYQPRSEDTLMLIWDTCPRYTKLRQTIMSSPDVQTVQNDNRQLYEELTNLTGMAVSKPDDVSSLYGTLTAEQQMNLTLPEWTKDYYPEKLVPLTLYDFQLNVYNDALKRLKGGPFLKKIATDMLAKRDNTLEPEARKMFMYIGHDSTVVTLLDVMHIWNNQMPHYNIMTMIELHEDRDGWNVQVFLRNTTYREPYSLTIPGCTTVCPLEKFVQILKPMIPDDWVQECKVEGEYTPPPAPLP from the exons TGTCCCCGGGACGTCAATGACACACCCAGGGAGCAAGAACTGGCGCACGT GATTTATCTACTGACACTTAAGGTCCCAGTGCGCGCTCATTCTGCAC GATCACCTGCTCCAACCGGGGACCATGAAACGGATCACAAGAAAGATCACAAAAGAGATCGAGACAGTACTCTTCGATTGGTAACAGTG ataaTGCGACATGGGGAAAGGGCGCCACAGGATACTTACCCAAACGATCCTTATTTGAATAATACAATGGAACCGTATGGTTGGGGCCAGCTGACAAAC GAGGGAAGAAGGAGTCAGTACAATCAAGGGCGTTTCCTGCGAGATCGTTACGACGAATTCCTGGGTTCGATCTACAGCCCCGACATATTTTACTTGCAATGCACCGCAGTGGATCGCACAAAAATGTCCGCGCTGCTGGAAGCGGCGGCTTTGTGGAAACCGAACGAAAAGCAATCGTTCAAGTCCGATCTACCATGGCAGCCAGTCACTTTGTATTATCAGCCACGCTCGGAAGACACG cTGATGTTAATTTGGGACACGTGTCCAAGATATACCAAGTTGCGACAGACAATTATGAGTTCACCAGATGTACAAACAGTTCAGAATGATAATAGACAATTGTACGAGGAGCTAACGAACTTAACGGGCATGGCAGTTTCGAAACCCGACGACGTTAGTTCACTTTACGGGACCCTCACTGCAGAG CAACAAATGAACTTGACTCTCCCGGAATGGACGAAAGATTATTATCCAGAGAAATTGGTACCGCTGACGTTGTACGACTTCCAACTCAACGTGTATAATGATGCTCTTAAAAGACTCAAAGGAGGACCTTTCCTTAAAAAGATTGCCACTGACATGTTGGCAAAGAGGGATAATACTTTAGAACCCGAAGCGAGAAAGATGTTCATGTATATTGGGCACGACAGTACCGTCGTGACTTTGTTGGACGTCATGCACATATGGAACAATCAAATGCCACATTACAATATTATGACTATGATCGAATTACACGAAGACAGAGACGGTTGGAATGTTCAG GTGTTTTTGAGAAACACAACGTATCGCGAGCCGTATTCTCTGACCATCCCAGGATGCACAACAGTTTGTCCTTTGGAAAAGTTTGTACAGATTCTAAAACCAATGATACCAGACGATTGGGTACAAGAATGCAAAGTTGAAGGGGAGTATACGCCTCCTCCTGCCCCCCTTCCTTGA
- the LOC143375573 gene encoding testicular acid phosphatase homolog isoform X4, whose product MIPPRLLLLSGVICLALGSPAPTGDHETDHKKDHKRDRDSTLRLVTVIMRHGERAPQDTYPNDPYLNNTMEPYGWGQLTNEGRRSQYNQGRFLRDRYDEFLGSIYSPDIFYLQCTAVDRTKMSALLEAAALWKPNEKQSFKSDLPWQPVTLYYQPRSEDTLMLIWDTCPRYTKLRQTIMSSPDVQTVQNDNRQLYEELTNLTGMAVSKPDDVSSLYGTLTAEQQMNLTLPEWTKDYYPEKLVPLTLYDFQLNVYNDALKRLKGGPFLKKIATDMLAKRDNTLEPEARKMFMYIGHDSTVVTLLDVMHIWNNQMPHYNIMTMIELHEDRDGWNVQVFLRNTTYREPYSLTIPGCTTVCPLEKFVQILKPMIPDDWVQECKVEGEYTPPPAPLP is encoded by the exons ATGATTCCTCCTAGACTCCTGCTTCTTTCGGGCGTTATATGCCTGGCATTAG GATCACCTGCTCCAACCGGGGACCATGAAACGGATCACAAGAAAGATCACAAAAGAGATCGAGACAGTACTCTTCGATTGGTAACAGTG ataaTGCGACATGGGGAAAGGGCGCCACAGGATACTTACCCAAACGATCCTTATTTGAATAATACAATGGAACCGTATGGTTGGGGCCAGCTGACAAAC GAGGGAAGAAGGAGTCAGTACAATCAAGGGCGTTTCCTGCGAGATCGTTACGACGAATTCCTGGGTTCGATCTACAGCCCCGACATATTTTACTTGCAATGCACCGCAGTGGATCGCACAAAAATGTCCGCGCTGCTGGAAGCGGCGGCTTTGTGGAAACCGAACGAAAAGCAATCGTTCAAGTCCGATCTACCATGGCAGCCAGTCACTTTGTATTATCAGCCACGCTCGGAAGACACG cTGATGTTAATTTGGGACACGTGTCCAAGATATACCAAGTTGCGACAGACAATTATGAGTTCACCAGATGTACAAACAGTTCAGAATGATAATAGACAATTGTACGAGGAGCTAACGAACTTAACGGGCATGGCAGTTTCGAAACCCGACGACGTTAGTTCACTTTACGGGACCCTCACTGCAGAG CAACAAATGAACTTGACTCTCCCGGAATGGACGAAAGATTATTATCCAGAGAAATTGGTACCGCTGACGTTGTACGACTTCCAACTCAACGTGTATAATGATGCTCTTAAAAGACTCAAAGGAGGACCTTTCCTTAAAAAGATTGCCACTGACATGTTGGCAAAGAGGGATAATACTTTAGAACCCGAAGCGAGAAAGATGTTCATGTATATTGGGCACGACAGTACCGTCGTGACTTTGTTGGACGTCATGCACATATGGAACAATCAAATGCCACATTACAATATTATGACTATGATCGAATTACACGAAGACAGAGACGGTTGGAATGTTCAG GTGTTTTTGAGAAACACAACGTATCGCGAGCCGTATTCTCTGACCATCCCAGGATGCACAACAGTTTGTCCTTTGGAAAAGTTTGTACAGATTCTAAAACCAATGATACCAGACGATTGGGTACAAGAATGCAAAGTTGAAGGGGAGTATACGCCTCCTCCTGCCCCCCTTCCTTGA
- the LOC143375573 gene encoding testicular acid phosphatase homolog isoform X5, whose protein sequence is MRHGERAPQDTYPNDPYLNNTMEPYGWGQLTNEGRRSQYNQGRFLRDRYDEFLGSIYSPDIFYLQCTAVDRTKMSALLEAAALWKPNEKQSFKSDLPWQPVTLYYQPRSEDTLMLIWDTCPRYTKLRQTIMSSPDVQTVQNDNRQLYEELTNLTGMAVSKPDDVSSLYGTLTAEQQMNLTLPEWTKDYYPEKLVPLTLYDFQLNVYNDALKRLKGGPFLKKIATDMLAKRDNTLEPEARKMFMYIGHDSTVVTLLDVMHIWNNQMPHYNIMTMIELHEDRDGWNVQVFLRNTTYREPYSLTIPGCTTVCPLEKFVQILKPMIPDDWVQECKVEGEYTPPPAPLP, encoded by the exons aTGCGACATGGGGAAAGGGCGCCACAGGATACTTACCCAAACGATCCTTATTTGAATAATACAATGGAACCGTATGGTTGGGGCCAGCTGACAAAC GAGGGAAGAAGGAGTCAGTACAATCAAGGGCGTTTCCTGCGAGATCGTTACGACGAATTCCTGGGTTCGATCTACAGCCCCGACATATTTTACTTGCAATGCACCGCAGTGGATCGCACAAAAATGTCCGCGCTGCTGGAAGCGGCGGCTTTGTGGAAACCGAACGAAAAGCAATCGTTCAAGTCCGATCTACCATGGCAGCCAGTCACTTTGTATTATCAGCCACGCTCGGAAGACACG cTGATGTTAATTTGGGACACGTGTCCAAGATATACCAAGTTGCGACAGACAATTATGAGTTCACCAGATGTACAAACAGTTCAGAATGATAATAGACAATTGTACGAGGAGCTAACGAACTTAACGGGCATGGCAGTTTCGAAACCCGACGACGTTAGTTCACTTTACGGGACCCTCACTGCAGAG CAACAAATGAACTTGACTCTCCCGGAATGGACGAAAGATTATTATCCAGAGAAATTGGTACCGCTGACGTTGTACGACTTCCAACTCAACGTGTATAATGATGCTCTTAAAAGACTCAAAGGAGGACCTTTCCTTAAAAAGATTGCCACTGACATGTTGGCAAAGAGGGATAATACTTTAGAACCCGAAGCGAGAAAGATGTTCATGTATATTGGGCACGACAGTACCGTCGTGACTTTGTTGGACGTCATGCACATATGGAACAATCAAATGCCACATTACAATATTATGACTATGATCGAATTACACGAAGACAGAGACGGTTGGAATGTTCAG GTGTTTTTGAGAAACACAACGTATCGCGAGCCGTATTCTCTGACCATCCCAGGATGCACAACAGTTTGTCCTTTGGAAAAGTTTGTACAGATTCTAAAACCAATGATACCAGACGATTGGGTACAAGAATGCAAAGTTGAAGGGGAGTATACGCCTCCTCCTGCCCCCCTTCCTTGA